A stretch of DNA from Streptomyces gobiensis:
GCCAGGTCCAGGTCGGCCAGCGCAGGCCGACCTGGACGTCATGATCAGACGAGGTCGAACCGGTCGAGGTTCATCACCTTGTGCCACGCCGCGACGAAGTCGTTTACGAACTTCTCCTTCGCGTCATCGCTCGCGTAGACCTCCGCGAGCGCGCGCAGCTCGGAGTTCGACCCGAAGACGAGGTCGGCACGGCTGCCGGTCCACCTGACCTCGCCCGTGGCGGCGTCGCGGCCCTCGAACGTGTTCGCGTCCTTGGACGTCGCCTTCCACGTCGTGCCCAGGTCGAGCAGGTTGACGAAGAAGTCGTTGGTCAGAGACCCGGGAGTCGTGGTGAAGACGCCGAGCGGTGGCTGCTGGTAGTTCGCGTCCAGGACACGGAGGCCACCGACGAGGACGGTCAGCTCGGGGGCGCTCAGGGTCAGCAGGTTCGCCCGGTCGATCAGCAGGTACTCGGCCGGCAGCCGGTTGCCCTTCCCGAGGTAGTTGCGGAACCCGTCGGCGGCCGGCTCGAGCGCGGCGAACGACTCCACGTCGGTCTGCTCCTGCGACGCGTCCACGCGGCCCGGCGTGAAGGGGACCTCGACGTCGACGCCGGCGTCCTTGGCGGCCTTCTCGACGGCCGCGCACCCGCCGAGCACGATCAGGTCGGCGAGCGAGACCTGCTTGCCGCCGGTCTGGGCGGCGTTGAAGGCTTCCTGGATCCCCTCCAGGGTGTGCAGCACTGTCGCCAGCTGGTCGGGGTCGTTGACCTCCCATCCGCTCTGCGGCTGGAGGCGGATGCGCGCACCGTTGGCGCCGCCGCGCTTGTCGCTGCCACGGAAGGACGAGGCCGACGCCCACGCGGTGGACACGAGCTGGGACACCGACAGGCCTGAGGCGAGGATCCGGCCCTTGAGAGAGGCGATGTCCTCGGCGTCGACGAGCTCGTGCGCCACCGCGGGGAGGGGGTCCTGCCACAGCAGCGTCTCGGCCGGAATCTCCGGGCCGAGGTAGCGCACGATCGGGCCCATGTCGCGGTGGGTCAGCTTGAACCACGCCCGGGCGAAGGCGTCCGCGAACTCGGCGGGGTTCTCGAGGAAGCGTCGCGAGATCTGCTCGTAGGCCGGGTCGAACCGGAGCGAGAGGTCGGTCGTCAGCATCGTTGGGGCGTGGCTCTTCGACGGGTCGTGGGCGTCGGGGACGGTGCCTGCCCCGGCGCCGTCCTTCGGCCTCCACTGGTGCGCACCCGCGGGGCTCTTGAACAGC
This window harbors:
- the katG gene encoding catalase/peroxidase HPI encodes the protein MSENHDAIVTDAKTEGADGCPVAHGRAPHPTQGGGNRQWWPERLNLKVLAKNPAVANPLGEEFDYAEAFKTLDLPAVKRDIAEVLTTSQDWWPADFGHYGPFMIRMAWHSAGTYRISDGRGGAGAGQQRFAPLNSWPDNGNLDKARRLLWPVKRKYGQSLSWADLMILAGNVALESMGFKTFGFGGGRADVWEPDEDVYWGPETTWLGDERYTGDRELENPLGAVQMGLIYVNPEGPNGNPDPIAAARDIRETFRRMAMNDEETVALIAGGHTFGKTHGAGPADSVGPDPEAAPLEEQGLGWRNSYRTGKGGDTITSGLEGTWTNTPVTWDNSFFEILFGYEWELFKSPAGAHQWRPKDGAGAGTVPDAHDPSKSHAPTMLTTDLSLRFDPAYEQISRRFLENPAEFADAFARAWFKLTHRDMGPIVRYLGPEIPAETLLWQDPLPAVAHELVDAEDIASLKGRILASGLSVSQLVSTAWASASSFRGSDKRGGANGARIRLQPQSGWEVNDPDQLATVLHTLEGIQEAFNAAQTGGKQVSLADLIVLGGCAAVEKAAKDAGVDVEVPFTPGRVDASQEQTDVESFAALEPAADGFRNYLGKGNRLPAEYLLIDRANLLTLSAPELTVLVGGLRVLDANYQQPPLGVFTTTPGSLTNDFFVNLLDLGTTWKATSKDANTFEGRDAATGEVRWTGSRADLVFGSNSELRALAEVYASDDAKEKFVNDFVAAWHKVMNLDRFDLV